From Flavobacterium alkalisoli, the proteins below share one genomic window:
- a CDS encoding M56 family metallopeptidase: MSEFLIKSAISMAVLLLVYRLLLEKEKMHRFNRFYLLFSLLFSLAIPFLSYSPQTTNSIATTVSQMPTILLQEVTLGEKMQTFGLLQWIIDVYSLITAILLIRFARNLLSFAKKIKNNKKISYKTAILVLLPYKTLPHTFLNYIFVSGDDHTKNAIEKDLYTHELAHVNQKHTMDILLAEVLKTIFWFNPVVYFYKKAIQLNHEFLADEAVITTNHNTTGYQSLLLKLASGDSVALASNINFSITKKRFVMMTKTTPKLQALGKQLLIVPLMAGLFLISCADNETNKNNETESNAAANSEVESNDVEVSNSEPVTNEADSKEAVSEKKDAEKIPPSVKKTEVVKVAEEKEIPSKSASDSDVIRNVAGLTKQPEYPGGMQAFYNYITENFIIPDIKEDKTLKVFVSFIVEKDGSMSNIKILRDPGYGLGEEALRVLKSIPKKWTPGEMNGELVRTNYTIPVTINVKS; the protein is encoded by the coding sequence ATGAGCGAATTTCTTATAAAATCGGCAATAAGCATGGCAGTACTCCTACTGGTGTACAGGCTGCTTTTGGAAAAAGAAAAAATGCATCGTTTTAACAGGTTCTACCTGTTATTTAGCCTGCTGTTTTCATTAGCTATTCCATTTTTAAGTTATAGTCCGCAAACAACAAACAGCATTGCAACAACAGTTAGCCAAATGCCTACTATACTGTTACAGGAAGTTACCTTGGGTGAAAAAATGCAAACCTTCGGACTTTTGCAATGGATTATAGATGTTTACAGCTTAATTACAGCAATCCTCCTTATACGATTTGCAAGAAACCTTCTCTCATTCGCTAAAAAAATTAAAAACAACAAAAAAATAAGTTATAAGACTGCAATACTAGTACTGCTTCCTTATAAAACCTTACCACACACCTTCCTTAATTACATCTTTGTAAGCGGGGATGACCATACTAAAAATGCTATTGAAAAAGATCTTTACACGCACGAGTTAGCACACGTAAACCAAAAGCATACTATGGACATCCTGCTTGCAGAGGTATTAAAAACCATTTTTTGGTTTAACCCTGTAGTTTACTTCTATAAAAAGGCCATACAACTCAACCATGAGTTTCTGGCCGATGAAGCAGTAATAACTACAAATCATAATACAACAGGCTACCAAAGCCTGTTACTTAAACTAGCATCCGGAGATTCTGTTGCACTGGCCAGCAACATAAACTTTTCTATAACTAAAAAACGATTTGTTATGATGACTAAAACCACACCTAAATTACAGGCACTGGGTAAACAATTACTGATAGTCCCACTTATGGCAGGACTGTTTTTAATTTCCTGTGCAGACAACGAAACAAACAAGAACAACGAAACTGAATCGAATGCTGCAGCAAATAGCGAAGTTGAGAGCAACGATGTAGAAGTAAGCAACAGTGAACCTGTTACTAATGAAGCAGACAGCAAAGAAGCAGTTAGCGAGAAAAAGGACGCAGAAAAAATTCCACCATCGGTTAAAAAGACGGAAGTTGTAAAAGTAGCTGAAGAAAAAGAAATCCCATCGAAGTCTGCCTCAGACTCAGATGTTATACGCAATGTTGCCGGGCTAACAAAACAACCGGAATACCCCGGAGGCATGCAGGCTTTTTATAATTATATAACTGAAAACTTTATCATTCCTGACATAAAAGAAGACAAAACTTTAAAGGTATTTGTTTCGTTTATTGTTGAGAAAGACGGGTCTATGAGTAATATTAAAATATTGAGAGACCCCGGTTACGGTTTAGGAGAAGAAGCATTAAGAGTATTAAAATCTATACCGAAAAAATGGACTCCGGGTGAAATGAATGGTGAATTAGTAAGGACTAATTATACCATACCGGTTACCATCAATGTAAAATCATAA